The following proteins are encoded in a genomic region of Brachypodium distachyon strain Bd21 chromosome 1, Brachypodium_distachyon_v3.0, whole genome shotgun sequence:
- the LOC100834445 gene encoding phosphatidylinositol 4-kinase alpha 1 isoform X2, with amino-acid sequence MEALNELCDLVAANPDLLLADKLTWLSSRCAPASSSSPQRASRAHLHSLLALARLLPAGAAGGSPPPPLLAFLSSHAFLSPAFWPQSFAPAPFLSKLLPLLASAPASPALSSALSSAILAALDVADPASAPLARAFLSAVAANPPQLLPADSAPVGERLLLEFPASEEAPPRAKGKGEDAAGEENGGIKEVVQRFEEEGVEVLERKEVAFRLLVHMMGGEGGLEADKVVKVRNAAARQVRSLTDFLKIRKRDWREQGPQLKARINTKLLCCQAAVVVLVRSVSAMETDSKSSKDMLQQTLAWFIEATKSCILSSWRKLKVCEELFCTLLNGISQITVSRGGQLLPVLLIPLKPLVVSTCSQADMTGCSPGALFEAVVKLSCEIIEFGWTKDRALVDTFIMRLAAYVRERNDYEEEDGKGKEAVPLMRLNVVRLLAELCVCLKRWEVVDMILPLFIEHLEEGDASAPSLLRLRLLDAISRVACLGFEKSYRESIVLMTRSYLDKVKAVGSADNNTLPTEATTERSETLPAGFLLVASNLTSTKLRSDYRHRLLSLCSDVGLAAESKSGRSGADLMGPLLPAVAEICSDFDTVSSVEPSLLKLFRNLWFYIVLFGLAPPIQNNQTPSKPVSTPLNTVEGVSSVALQAVAGPYMWNSQWSVAVQRIAQGTPPLVVSSVKWLEDELELNALHNPGSRRGNGDEKAAVGQRTALAAALGGRVEVAAMSTISGVKATYLLAVAFLEILRFSCDGGILSSTSTLNKSNSAFSCVFEYLLTPNLTPAVTQCLTAVVHRAFEAMLSWLEDRISDIGEGADVRESVLSGHACFLIKSMSQRDEHVRDVSVKLLTQLKEKFPQILWNSSCLDLLLISVHNELTSGPVSDPAWVATVRSLYQKIAREWITSALSYAPCTTQGLIQENFCKPSGAQRTQHTADVVSLLSEIRICTGKNDWSGIRTANVPAVMDSAAAASGARKEAPDITLEVLSTAVVSATAKCNHAGEIAGMRRLFSTMGGLNMGTSPGTQSGQAPQSFDEVFLSKFVRLLQDFVVTAEKQQIDNSQFRETCSQATALLLDHMVSDTRTNLEGFSQLIRLLCWCPAYISTPDAMETGIYIWTWLVSAAPSLGPLVLAELVDAWLWTIDTKRGLFASDMKYCGPDAKLRPHLIPGEPETPPEKDPVEAIIAHRLWLGFFIDRFEVVRHDSVEQLLLLGRMLQGTMRSPTHFSHHPAATGTFFTAMLLGLKFCSCQSQSNLQRCNMGLQLLEDRVYRAALGWFAYAPEWYESQNKSFAQREAQSVSLFVHNLQNTSSPSDSGSKSQGREGELNTADQIHPVWGSVDNYATAKEKRKQLLLMLSQNEADRLEVWANPINTKDTTTFRGKISSDKWTDHSRTAFAVDPRIALSTAMRFPTNAVLQSEITQLVQTHILELRTIPEALPFFITPKAVDENSALLQQLPHWAPCSVTQALEFFTSPYKGHPRVMAYVLRVMETYPPETVTFFMPQLVQSLRYDDGKLVEGYLLGAARRSNIFAHILIWHLQGECEESDNEKEAGAPKTSAFQSLLPAVREKIVDGFTPDARDMFEREFDFFDKVTSISGVLFPLPKEERRAGIRRELEKITIPGDDLYLPTATNKLVRGIQLDSGIPLQSAAKVPIMITFNVIDRDGNPNDVKPQACIFKVGDDCRQDVLALQVIALLRDIFEAVGLNLYLFPYGVLPTGPERGIIEVVPNTRSRNQMGETTDGGLLEIFQQDYGPVGSPSFEAAREMFMISSAGYAVASLLLQPKDRHNGNLLFDSHGRLVHIDFGFILEISPGGNMGFESAHFKLSHEMTQLLDPSGTMKSDTWNQFLRLCVKGYLAGRRHMNGIITTVQLMVDSGLPCFSRGEPIANLRKRFHPEMNEREAANFMVRTCVDAYNKWTTAGYDLIQYLQQGIEK; translated from the exons ATGGAGGCGCTCAACGAGCTCTGCGACCTGGTGGCCGCGAACCCGgatctcctcctcgccgacaaGCTCACCTGGCTCTCCTCCCGCTGCgcgccggcctcgtcgtcctcacCGCAGCGCGCCTCGCGGGCGCACCTCCACTCTCTCCTCGCCctcgcgcgcctcctccccgcgggcgccgccggcgggtcgcccccgcccccgctcctcgccttcctctcctcccacGCCTTCCTATCGCCGGCCTTCTGGCCGCAGTCCTTCGCGCCGGCACCCTTCCTGTCGAAGCTCCTCCCCCTTCTAGCTTCTGCGCCCGCCTCCCCCGCCCTCTCGTCCGCCCTCTCCTCCGCGATCCTCGCCGCACTCGACGTCGCCGACCCTGCCTCCGCACCGCTCGCCCGTGCGTTCCTctccgccgtggccgccaACCCCCCGCAGCTCCTCCCCGCCGATTCTGCGCCCGTCGGTGAGCGGCTGCTCCTCGAGTTCCCCGCCTCGGAGGAGGCACCGCCCAGGGCGAAGGGGAAGGGAGAGGACGCGGCGGGAGAGGAGAATGGAGGGATCAAGGAAGTGGTGCAGAGGTtcgaggaggagggggtggAGGTGCTGGAGCGGAAGGAGGTCGCGTTCAGGCTCCTCGTTCATATGAtggggggagagggagggctGGAGGCCGACAAGGTTGTTAAGGTCAGGAATGCCGCCGCCCGGCAGGTCCGTTCCCTCACGGATTTTCTCAAG ATTAGGAAGCGGGACTGGAGGGAGCAAGGTCCACAGCTGAAGGCAAGGATAAACACCAAATTATTGTGTTGCCAAGCTGCAGTGGTGGTTCTAGTCCGGAGCGTTTCGGCTATGGAAACTGATAGCAAGTCTTCCAAGGATATGCTTCAGCAGACTCTTGCTTGGTTTATCGAAGCTACCAAGTCATGCATCCTCTCATCCTGGCGGAAACTGAAGGTTTGCGAGGAGCTATTTTGCACGCTGCTTAATGGGATCAGCCAGATAACAGTCTCACGTGGGGGCCAGCTCCTGCCGGTGCTGCTGATACCCTTGAAACCGCTTGTTGTGAGCACATGTTCGCAG GCTGATATGACGGGCTGTAGCCCTGGTGCTTTGTTTGAGGCAGTGGTGAAGTTGAGCTGTGAAATTATAGAGTTTGGCTGGACAAAGGATAGGGCTCTGGTCGACACATTCATTATGCGTTTAGCTGCCTATGTTCGTGAGCGGAATGATTATGAGGAGGAG GATGGTAAAGGAAAAGAGGCAGTTCCGCTGATGCGACTAAATGTTGTGCGGCTTCTGGCTGAGTTGTGTGTATGTTTGAAAAGATGGGAAGTTGTAGACATGATTTTGCCCCTTTTCATTGAACATCTAGAAGAGGGTGATGCATCAGCTCCAAGTTTATTGCGTCTACGA TTATTAGATGCAATATCGCGTGTGGCATGCTTGGGTTTCGAAAAATCATACCGTGAGAGCATTGTCTTAATGACAAGAAGCTACCTGGATAAAGTTAAAGCTGTAGGATCTGCAGATAACAACACATTGCCAACGGAAGCAACAACTGAGCGGAGTGAG ACTCTTCCTGCAGGGTTCTTACTTGTTGCGTCCAACCTCACGAGCACAAAACTCAGATCTGATTATCGTCATAGGCTGTTGTCTCTATGCTCTGATGTGGGGCTAGCTGCTGAATCTAAAAGTGGGAG GAGTGGTGCTGATTTGATGGGCCCGTTACTTCCAGCGGTTGCTGAAATATGTTCTGATTTTGATACAGTGTCCTCTGTTGAGCCATCGTTATTGAAGTTGTTCCGCAACCTGTGGTTCTATATAGTCTTATTTGGGCTAGCTCCTCCAATACAAAACAACCAGACACCTTCAAAACCAGTTTCCACTCCATTAAACACAGTGGAGGGCGTCAGCTCTGTAGCCCTTCAAGCTGTTGCTGGACCCTACATGTGGAACAGCCAATGGAGTGTAGCAGTGCAACGTATTGCACAAGGAACTCCGCCTCTG GTTGTCAGTTCAGTGAAATGGCTTGAAGATGAGCTAGAGTTAAATGCTCTGCATAACCCAGGTAGTCGTCGTGGCAATGGTGATGAAAAGGCCGCTGTTGGACAGAGAACTGCACTTGCTGCTGCTTTGGGAGGTCGAGTTGAGGTAGCAGCAATGAGCACAATTTCAG GAGTTAAAGCTACATATCTTCTCGCAGTTGCTTTCCTGGAGATACTGCGTTTTAGCTGTGACGGCGGCATACTTTCATCTACCTCTACATTGAATAAATCAAACAGCGCGTTCAGTTGCGTTTTTGAATATCTGCTGACTCCAAACTTGACACCAGCTGTAACTCAGTGTTTGACGGCAGTTGTGCATAGAGCTTTTGAAGCAATGTTGTCATGGCTG GAGGATCGCATATCTGACATAGGTGAAGGAGCTGATGTAAGAGAATCTGTTCTTTCTGGTCATGCTTGCTTCCTTATAAAGAGCATGTCACAGAGGGATGAACATGTTCGTGATGTGAGCGTTAAGTTGTTAACTCAACTAAAGGAAAAGTTTCCACAG ATCCTCTGGAACTCTTCATGCTTGGATTTACTTCTAATATCTGTTCATAATGAGTTGACTTCTGGTCCTGTTAGTGACCCTGCTTGGGTTGCTACTGTACGCTCACTATATCAGAAGATTGCTAGGGAATGGATAACAAGTGCTCTTTCATATGCTCCATGTACCACTCAAGGCCTTATACAG GAAAATTTTTGCAAGCCGAGTGGTGCACAAAGAACACAGCATACAGCAGATGTTGTCTCACTTTTATCCGAGATACGTATTTGTACTGGAAAGAATGATTGGAGCGGCATCAGGACTGCTAACGTTCCTGCAGTCATGGATTCTGCTGCCGCAGCATCTGgagcaagaaaagaagcacCTGACATCACCCTGGAAGTACTGTCAACTGCAGTAGTGAGTGCAACTGCGAAATGTAACCATGCAGGGGAGATTGCCGGTATGAGAAGGCTGTTTAGTACTATGGGTGGCTTAAACATGGGCACTTCTCCTGGTACACAGTCTGGACAGGCCCCTCAGTCATTTGATGAAGTTTTTCTGTCCAAATTTGTTCGTCTTCTTCAGGACTTCGTTGTTACAGCAGAGAAACAACAAATAGATAATTCCCAATTTCGTGAAACTTGTTCTCAGGCTACAGCATTACTTCTTGATCATATG GTATCCGATACTAGAACAAATTTGGAAGGTTTTTCTCAGCTTATACGACTTCTATGCTGGTGCCCTGCTTATATTTCTACCCCTGATGCAATGGAGACTGGAATTTATATCTGGACATGGCTAGTATCTGCAGCACCTTCTTTAGGCCCTCTTGTGCTTGCAGAACTTGTTGATGCATGGTTGTGGACGATAGATACAAAACGTGGCTTGTTTGCATCGGATATGAAGTACTGTGGCCCTGATGCAAAATTGAGGCCTCACCTCATTCCTGGTGAGCCTGAGACACCACCAGAAAAGGACCCAGTTGAAGCAATAATTGCCCATAGACTCTGGCTTGGCTTCTTTATTGATCGTTTTGAG GTTGTTCGGCACGATAGCGTTGAGCAACTTCTGCTTCTAGGTCGAATGTTGCAAGGGACGATGAGGTCACCAACTCATTTTTCTCACCATCCAGCTGCTACTGGCACTTTCTTTACTGCGATGCTCCTTGGGCTAAAGTTTTGCTCGTGCCAGTCTCAATCTAACTTGCAGAGATGTAATATGGGGCTTCAGTTGTTAGAAGACAGGGTATACCG TGCTGCTCTGGGATGGTTTGCTTATGCACCCGAGTGGTACGAATCTCAAAACAAAAGTTTTGCCCAGAGAGAGGCCCAATCTGTTTCACTATTTGTCCACAATCTGCAAAATACCAGTAGTCCTAGTGATTCTGGTTCAAAGTCGCAGGGACGTGAAGGCGAACTTAACACG GCGGATCAGATCCACCCTGTGTGGGGTTCTGTGGACAACTATGCGACTGCAAAGGAAAAGCGTAAGCAATTACTTTTGATGCTTTCTCAGAATGAGGCAGACAGGCTTGAAGTCTGGGCAAACCCAATAAATACAAA AGACACAACAACATTCCGTGGTAAAATTAGCTCAGATAAGTGGACTGATCACTCCAGAACTGCTTTTGCTGTTGATCCTCGAATCGCGCTCTCTACGGCCATGAGGTTTCCCACAAACGCAGTACTGCAATCCGAAATCACTCAGTTGGTTCAA aCACACATACTGGAGCTCCGCACAATTCCTGAGGCATTACCATTTTTCATCACTCCAAAGGCAGTAGACGAAAATTCAGCATTGTTACAACAACTTCCACACTGGGCTCCGTGCTCTGTTACACAGGCATTGGAGTTTTTTACTTCTCCTTATAAAGGACACCCCCGTGTTATGGCTTATGTCCTTCGTGTCATGGAGACTTACCCACCTGAGACTGTCACCTTTTTTATGCCACAGTTGGTACAGTCTCTCAGATATGATGATGGG AAATTAGTTGAAGGATACTTGCTTGGAGCTGCTCGAAGAAGTAATATATTTGCTCACATCTTAATATGGCATCTGCAG GGAGAATGTGAGGAATCTGACAACGAAAAGGAAGCAGGTGCTCCAAAG ACCAGTGCATTCCAATCCTTGCTTCCTGCTGTTCGGGAGAAAATCGTTGACGGTTTCACTCCTGATGCTCGGGACATGTTTGAAAGGGAGTTTGATTTTTTCGACAAGGTCACCTCGATTTCTGGtgttcttttccctcttcccAAGGAAGAGCGGAGAGCGGGTATTAGAAG GGAGCTGGAGAAGATTACTATTCCCGGTGACGACCTTTACCTACCTACTGCAACAAACAAGTTAGTACGGGGCATACAACTGGACAGTGGTATTCCTCTCCAGTCTGCCGCAAAAGTTCCAATTATGATTACCTTTAATGTGATTGATCGTGATGGGAATCCTAATGATGTAAAGCCACAGGCTTGCATTTTTAAG GTTGGTGATGATTGTAGACAGGATGTGCTGGCTCTCCAAGTTATTGCTCTACTAAGGGATATATTTGAAGCTGTCGGATTAAACCTGTATCTCTTTCCCTATGGTGTTTTGCCCACTGGCCCGGAGCGAGGCATAATTGAG GTGGTCCCAAATACTCGGAGTAGAAATCAAATGGGTGAAACAACTGATGGCGGTTTATTAGAGATATTTCAGCAAGATTATGGCCCTGTAGGATCGCCTTCTTTTGAAGCTGCTCGCGAAATGTTTATGATTAGTAGTGCTGGATATGCTGTTGCTAGCTTACTTCTTCAACCAAAGGATCGGCATAATGGCAATCTTCTCTTTGATAG CCACGGGAGACTAGTTCATATTGattttggatttattttgGAGATTTCACCTGGTGGGAACATGGGTTTCGAGAGTGCACACTTCAAGCTAAGCCATGAAATGACTCAATTGCTGGATCCATCTGGAACTATGAAGAGTGACACCTGGAATCAGTTTCTGAG ATTGTGTGTCAAAGGATACCTAGCGGGAAGGAGACACATGAATGGCATTATAACTACAGTACAGTTGATGGTGGACAGTGGGCTCCCTTGCTTTAGCAGGGGGGAGCCTATCGCTAATCTTCGGAAGCGGTTTCATCCAGAGATGAACGAGCGCGAGGCGGCAAATTTTATGGTACGGACGTGTGTTGATGCCTACAACAAGTGGACAACTGCTGGGTATGACTTGATTCAATACTTGCAGCAAGGTATTGAGAAATAG